The following are encoded together in the Thalassolituus oleivorans MIL-1 genome:
- a CDS encoding phosphoribosyltransferase, with protein MSDKQYLSAQGLLEDSWKLAEQILKSDFRPTFMIAVWRGGVPIGIAVQEYLSYHGIDTDNIAIRTSSYQGIDQQARQVAVHGLGYLVKNIQHSDSLLIVDDVFDSGRSIEAIVNELTRLARRNTPHDIRIAVPYFKPARNRTNRVPDYYLYETDAWLKYPHSLEGLSTEEIRDNRPELYNIIKDCLPPTPS; from the coding sequence ATGAGTGACAAGCAATACCTCAGCGCGCAAGGGCTGCTCGAAGACTCATGGAAACTAGCTGAGCAAATACTTAAATCTGACTTTCGGCCAACCTTTATGATCGCCGTATGGCGTGGCGGCGTACCAATCGGCATCGCGGTACAGGAATATCTCAGCTATCACGGCATTGATACCGATAACATCGCCATTCGAACCTCGTCCTATCAAGGGATAGATCAACAAGCGCGGCAAGTGGCTGTGCATGGCCTCGGCTATTTAGTAAAAAATATTCAGCACTCTGATAGCTTGCTGATCGTCGACGATGTATTCGACAGTGGTCGTTCCATCGAAGCCATAGTCAATGAGCTAACCCGCCTAGCACGCCGCAATACACCACACGATATTCGCATTGCCGTTCCTTACTTCAAGCCAGCGCGAAATCGCACCAACCGAGTGCCCGACTATTACCTTTACGAAACTGACGCTTGGCTTAAATACCCTCATTCATTAGAGGGGTTAAGCACAGAGGAAATTCGTGATAACCGGCCAGAGCTTTACAACATTATCAAAGATTGCTTACCGCCAACGCCGTCGTAA